Proteins co-encoded in one Flavivirga eckloniae genomic window:
- a CDS encoding glycosyltransferase family 4 protein, protein MAKVILISQFSIPYQKIGSWTTMYKNYLSNNHLVDYIICETPETHIPEVTYKTIDASISSKIKKRITKKPYANYLKALSEIIIDGEDYIIQLVDNFGLAKALKDFLDASNYKNRFYIQFFYHGYPPFFGNFESRWFFEFIDEMIVLTHDSYIAHKETYTILPCLFSVLHNGIDTSKFYKLEASEKKALKTKHKVDGKTIFTWCSKDRPKKGLGLILNAWKRIYNNELNIELWIIGAKRDQDIEGVKFLGLVPNGELPEYYQISDCYLFPTLTHEGFGLSLIEALHCGNYCIASNLGGVAEVLQNGKYGKLIDNPHFIEDWVNAIQDFLNNRYKKEQLPAGLYSSNQWNKGMNAIINNAKISIDIN, encoded by the coding sequence ATGGCCAAAGTAATTTTAATATCCCAATTTTCTATCCCTTATCAAAAAATAGGAAGTTGGACTACTATGTACAAAAACTACCTTAGTAACAATCATTTAGTAGATTATATCATTTGTGAAACCCCAGAAACACATATTCCAGAGGTTACATACAAAACTATAGATGCCTCAATATCTTCCAAAATAAAAAAAAGAATTACGAAAAAACCATACGCCAACTATTTAAAAGCTTTAAGCGAGATAATAATTGACGGAGAGGACTATATTATTCAATTGGTTGACAATTTTGGTTTGGCAAAAGCACTAAAGGATTTTTTAGATGCATCTAATTACAAAAACCGGTTTTATATCCAGTTTTTTTATCATGGCTATCCTCCCTTTTTTGGCAATTTTGAAAGTAGATGGTTTTTTGAATTTATTGACGAAATGATAGTGCTAACACATGATTCTTATATAGCGCATAAAGAGACATATACCATTTTGCCATGTTTGTTTTCTGTGCTTCATAATGGCATAGATACTTCTAAATTTTATAAACTTGAAGCATCAGAAAAAAAAGCACTAAAGACGAAGCATAAAGTAGATGGTAAAACCATTTTTACATGGTGTTCAAAAGACAGACCTAAAAAAGGTCTGGGGCTTATATTAAATGCATGGAAACGCATATACAATAATGAATTAAACATAGAACTTTGGATTATTGGGGCTAAAAGAGATCAAGATATTGAAGGGGTGAAGTTTTTGGGACTTGTTCCTAATGGTGAATTACCAGAATATTATCAAATATCCGATTGTTATTTATTTCCAACCCTAACCCATGAAGGTTTTGGGTTAAGCTTAATAGAAGCATTACACTGTGGCAATTACTGTATCGCTTCAAACTTAGGAGGTGTTGCAGAAGTGTTACAAAATGGAAAGTATGGAAAGCTAATCGATAACCCACATTTTATAGAAGATTGGGTAAATGCCATTCAGGACTTTCTAAATAACAGATATAAAAAAGAACAACTACCAGCAGGGCTTTACAGTTCTAACCAATGGAATAAAGGCATGAATGCCATTATAAACAATGCTAAAATTAGCATAGACATAAATTAA
- a CDS encoding glycosyltransferase family 2 protein: MITVVYPYRDRDLRRIENSLESLVSQTNTDFTVLFIDYGSKLEMAKQVEILVSKYDFATYYYAYNVYQPWNKSKALNFALNLAKTPYFFVADIDMIFHPEFINTSFNLIKTFSNVYFKVGFLSKEESIKQKKFEDYKIKFESTNEATGISLFNTNDLRSLNGFDENYHFWGAEDTDVHVRLKHAKKDIHFYSDQVLMLHQWHVNYVNSEQKALTAKLHIKGIVQRNHDYLKQVRVSGKIKANDHEIGKVIDKTAFNKIIEYDKPIIISNKKTEFDNWFYNVLCSNELKINIHVVFKEAPFFKSKKYTLKKMLGKNIPEYITLKTINDNVLSYVVSNLHTYNYVYKISDDLKSIMLKILV, translated from the coding sequence ATGATTACTGTAGTGTATCCATATAGAGACAGGGATTTACGAAGAATTGAGAATTCTCTCGAATCTCTGGTATCTCAAACAAATACAGATTTTACAGTTCTTTTTATTGATTATGGTAGCAAACTAGAAATGGCCAAACAGGTTGAAATCTTGGTTTCTAAATATGATTTTGCCACCTATTATTATGCATATAATGTGTATCAACCATGGAATAAATCTAAAGCACTTAATTTTGCTTTAAACCTCGCAAAAACACCTTATTTTTTTGTTGCAGATATAGACATGATATTCCATCCGGAATTTATAAACACAAGTTTTAATTTGATTAAAACTTTTTCTAATGTTTATTTTAAGGTAGGGTTTTTATCAAAAGAAGAATCAATAAAGCAGAAGAAGTTTGAAGATTATAAAATTAAATTCGAATCAACAAACGAAGCTACCGGTATATCTCTGTTCAACACTAACGATTTAAGAAGCCTTAATGGATTTGATGAAAATTATCATTTTTGGGGAGCAGAAGACACCGATGTGCATGTTAGATTAAAACATGCAAAAAAAGATATTCATTTTTACAGCGATCAAGTGCTTATGCTGCATCAATGGCATGTAAATTATGTTAATAGCGAGCAAAAAGCATTAACAGCCAAATTACATATTAAGGGCATTGTACAACGTAATCATGACTACTTAAAGCAAGTTAGAGTTTCTGGAAAAATAAAGGCTAACGATCATGAAATAGGTAAAGTGATCGATAAAACAGCTTTTAACAAAATAATAGAATACGATAAGCCCATTATCATTTCAAACAAAAAGACAGAATTCGATAATTGGTTTTATAACGTATTATGCAGTAATGAGCTTAAAATCAATATTCATGTTGTTTTTAAAGAAGCCCCTTTTTTTAAATCGAAAAAGTACACATTAAAAAAAATGCTTGGTAAAAACATACCAGAATATATCACTTTAAAGACCATAAACGATAATGTGTTAAGTTATGTCGTATCTAACTTACATACATATAATTATGTTTATAAAATTTCGGATGATTTAAAATCTATAATGCTTAAAATATTAGTTTAG
- a CDS encoding glycosyltransferase: MKEKPNIAILTPNLNAYSETFIQAHKTLLHGCVKYYYGSANNQHLEGEGLIFKGLGRYIGKAINVIKKQPLRAESKALVKSWKKNKIQVILAEYGTTAAMYIDAIKTSKLPLIIHFHGYDATVTETINSFKPQYLEMFKYAKYIIVVSEVMKKKLIALGCPESKLVKNIYGPNNLFADAKPQFLKPQFIAAGRFTNKKAPYYTILAFNNVLKEFPEAKLLMAGNGNLLETCKNLVNYLKIENSVSFLGVIKPQEFKAYLEESMAFVQHSITASNGDMEGTPLAILESSIAGVPVITSKHAGIPEVIIDGKTGLLFKEHDVDTMTEHMITILQDKNLAISLGQAGKEFIKANFLMDRHINTINGLVQNII, encoded by the coding sequence GTGAAAGAAAAACCAAATATAGCTATATTAACACCCAACCTTAATGCGTACTCTGAGACCTTTATACAGGCACATAAAACATTATTGCATGGTTGTGTTAAATATTACTACGGTTCTGCTAATAATCAACATTTAGAGGGTGAAGGCCTAATTTTTAAAGGCTTAGGAAGATACATAGGTAAAGCCATTAATGTTATAAAAAAACAACCCCTAAGAGCAGAAAGTAAAGCACTTGTAAAATCGTGGAAAAAAAATAAAATACAGGTTATATTAGCAGAATATGGCACTACTGCGGCGATGTATATAGATGCGATAAAAACTTCAAAATTGCCATTAATAATTCATTTTCATGGTTACGATGCCACAGTAACAGAGACCATAAATAGCTTTAAACCTCAGTATTTAGAGATGTTTAAATATGCAAAATATATTATTGTAGTTTCAGAAGTCATGAAAAAAAAGCTTATCGCTTTAGGATGTCCTGAGAGTAAGCTTGTAAAAAACATCTATGGACCAAATAATTTGTTTGCAGATGCCAAACCACAGTTTTTAAAACCTCAATTTATTGCAGCCGGGCGGTTTACAAACAAAAAAGCGCCATATTATACTATTTTAGCTTTTAATAACGTGTTAAAAGAGTTTCCAGAAGCCAAGCTGCTTATGGCTGGTAATGGGAATCTATTGGAAACCTGTAAAAATTTAGTTAACTATTTAAAAATAGAAAATTCCGTTAGTTTTCTAGGAGTTATAAAACCTCAGGAGTTCAAAGCTTATTTAGAAGAATCCATGGCTTTTGTACAACACTCTATTACAGCATCAAATGGTGATATGGAAGGAACACCCTTAGCCATTCTAGAATCAAGTATAGCGGGAGTACCAGTTATAACTTCTAAACATGCAGGCATACCAGAAGTTATTATTGATGGAAAAACAGGGTTGCTTTTTAAAGAACATGATGTGGATACCATGACGGAGCATATGATAACTATTTTACAAGACAAAAATTTAGCAATATCCTTAGGACAAGCAGGAAAGGAATTTATAAAAGCTAATTTTTTAATGGATAGGCATATTAATACAATAAACGGTTTAGTACAAAATATAATATAG
- a CDS encoding glycosyltransferase family 2 protein gives MEALVSIIIPVYNRESLLVETLESIQCQTYKNWECVIVDDHSTDNSIKLIERFIEEDSRFVLFKRPNNKIKGANSCRNYGFEKCRGSYVNWFDSDDIMHPDFIKKKAEAFKDNMDAVISKTKMFSNTINNIVGQENRTTLTSNILEDFLTLKITWYLPDIMWKKSFLENKVLFDEDLLAGQDRDFYARVLLDNPSMVVIDNYLTYYRWHDASTTKEVGNKKNFLLRKSILASTSKYIHILITKKRITNTLRLFYFKTIIKYLPFLYHDKESVNALIKVLKTLSFFNMNIVINWGKFSLAYLSLKLTGKGEKLLK, from the coding sequence TTGGAAGCATTAGTATCCATAATAATACCAGTATATAATAGAGAATCGCTTTTAGTAGAAACTTTAGAAAGTATACAGTGCCAGACTTATAAAAACTGGGAATGTGTTATTGTAGACGATCACTCAACAGATAATTCTATTAAACTTATTGAAAGATTTATTGAAGAAGACTCAAGATTTGTACTTTTTAAAAGACCCAATAACAAAATTAAAGGCGCAAATTCTTGTAGAAATTATGGGTTTGAAAAATGTAGAGGTAGTTATGTTAATTGGTTTGACAGTGACGATATCATGCATCCGGATTTTATAAAGAAAAAGGCAGAAGCATTTAAGGACAATATGGATGCTGTTATTTCTAAAACCAAAATGTTTTCAAATACAATAAATAACATTGTAGGTCAGGAAAATAGAACCACATTAACTAGTAATATTTTAGAAGACTTTTTAACCCTAAAAATTACTTGGTATTTACCAGATATTATGTGGAAAAAAAGCTTTTTAGAAAATAAAGTGCTGTTTGATGAAGATTTGTTGGCTGGACAGGATAGAGACTTTTATGCAAGGGTTTTATTAGATAATCCCAGTATGGTTGTTATAGATAACTACCTAACTTATTATAGATGGCATGATGCCAGTACAACCAAAGAGGTAGGAAATAAAAAGAATTTTTTATTAAGAAAATCGATATTAGCAAGTACATCAAAATATATTCATATTTTGATAACCAAAAAAAGAATAACCAATACACTAAGGCTGTTTTATTTTAAGACGATTATTAAATATTTACCTTTTCTGTACCATGATAAAGAAAGCGTTAATGCCTTGATAAAGGTCTTAAAAACACTTTCTTTTTTTAATATGAACATTGTAATTAATTGGGGAAAGTTTAGTTTAGCATACCTATCATTAAAACTAACCGGAAAAGGAGAAAAACTATTAAAATAA